One region of Amphiprion ocellaris isolate individual 3 ecotype Okinawa chromosome 9, ASM2253959v1, whole genome shotgun sequence genomic DNA includes:
- the gnl1 gene encoding guanine nucleotide-binding protein-like 1: MPRKKPFSNKQKKKQLQVKRERKRGETGSGPSSRNASVERGGDRQSDTSDSETTDMRRINQQPFSREGRYDPNRFRLHFEKESKEEVEKRKKSAREKVLQPVTDKELEVDINDIYPLEKGLGFPRRPSWNYEMTRENLLRKEEKSYREYLDDLHSRNPPGSLSHFEHNLETWRQLWRVLEMSDIILLIVDIRHPVLQFPPALYHHITGDLHKQVVLVLNKADLCPPPLVIAWKHYMTSQFSHLQIVCFTSHPGQPNSTVLQKKRMRRKADWSHAGGPIDIFKACQEITSGMVDLSSWEQKIQRDAVAECLDGERPDEGAESVLMEHQSDSAMEMSSLSQELYKDGVLTLGCIGFPNVGKSSVINSLVGRKVVSVSRTPGHTKYFQTYYLTPTVKLCDCPGLVFPSRVNKQLQILAGIYPVSQLQEPYSSVGYLCERTQFLSALKLRHPSLQDSEPQQGNQGSEELSWTAWDVCEAWAERRGYKTAKAARNDVYRAANSLLRLAIDGRECRVPDSPWRLAGARSPVPSPVWGSNYPSGGPLRGALPAGQSNSHTVDFHL; this comes from the exons GTGAGACAGGTTCTGGACCAAGCAGCCGCAATGCCAGTGTGGAGCGTGGAGGAGACCGTCAGTCAGACACTTCAGACAGCGAGACCACTGACATGAGAAGAATAAATCAGCAGCCCTTTAGTAGAGAAGGTAGATATGACCCCAACAG GTTCCGTCTTCACTTTGAGAAAGAGAGtaaagaggaggtggagaagaggaagaagtcagCGAGGGAGAAGGTGCTACAACCAGTTACTGACAAGGAACTGGAGGTCGACATCAATGACATTTACCCATTAGAGAAAG GTCTTGGTTTCCCACGACGTCCATCGTGGAATTATGAGATGACACGAGAGAACCTGctgaggaaagaggagaagTCATACAGAGAGTACCTGGATGACTTGCACTCCAGAAACCCACCTGGCTCTCTCAGCCACTTTGAGCACAATCTGGAG acATGGAGACAACTATGGAGAGTTTTGGAAATGTCTGACATCATTCTGCTCATTGTTGACATTAGGCACCCG GTGCTGCAGTTCCCTCCAGCCCTTTACCACCACATCACAGGAGACCTACATAAGCAGGTGGTCTTGGTCTTGAACAAAGCCGATCTTTGTCCTCCCCCACTGGTGATTGCCTGGAAACACTACATGACCTCCCAGTTCTCCCATCTGCAAATTGTTTGCTTCACCTCCCACCCTGGACAGCCAAATAGCACAG TACTCCagaagaagaggatgaggaggaaggctGATTGGAGTCACGCTGGAGGTCCTATAGATATCTTCAAGGCTTGTCAGGAGATCACGTCAGGGATGG ttgatCTGTCCAGCTGGGAGCAGAAGATTCAGAGAGATGCTGTTGCAGAGTGTCTGGATGGAGAGCGCccagatgaaggagcagaaTCGGTGCTAATGGAGCATCAAAGTGATAGTGCTATGGAGATGAGCAGCCTGTCACAGGAGCTCTACAAAGATGGGGTTCTCACATTAGGCTGCATCG GTTTTCCCAATGTTGGCAAGTCATCCGTTATAAACAGCCTAGTTGGGAGAAAGGTGGTGAGTGTGTCTAGGACCCCAGGCCACACCAAATACTTCCAGACCTACTACCTCACCCCGACGGTCAAACTCTGTGACTGCCCCGGCCTGGTTTTCCCCTCCCGCGTCAATAAACAGTTACAG ATCCTGGCAGGGATTTACCCAGTGTCACAGCTGCAAGAACCCTACAGCTCAGTTGGTTATCTGTGTGAGAGGACGCAATTCCTCAGTGCACTGAAGCTCAGACACCCCAGTTTGCAAGACAGTGAACCCCAGCAAGGAAACCAGgggtctgaggagctcagctgGACTGCCTGGGATGTGTGTGAGG CTTGGGCAGAGAGGAGAGGCTATAAGACAGCAAAAGCAGCTCGAAATGATGTTTACCGTGCAGCTAATAGTCTTCTCCGGTTGGCAATTGATGGCAG GGAGTGCCGCGTCCCGGACAGTCCGTGGAGACTCGCGGGGGCAAGAAGTCCAGTTCCAAGCCCAGTGTGGGGAAGTAATTACCCCTCTGGTGGGCCGCTGAGAGGAGCCCTGCCAGCCGGCCAGAGCAACTCGCACACTGTGGACTTTCACTTATAG